The genomic DNA GGAGctgcctttttctttcacagAGCTTTGCGCCACAGATATAGAGACACGAGAGCTGTAAGAACGTCAAATGGCTAAAGATGTGCTGAAGATTGAAGTGGATAATACTCATCTCACATTTCTGGTAGCTAATAACTCCCTACCAGGGCTCACACCATTTTTGGAACCATCCACTTTAGCCTTAATATTTAAAAAGGGGAATCTGGGATTTGATATGTGCCATGGATCCTGATTTTCTCCAATGCAACACAAAAACATCCGAAGCAGCTTTTTAAAAGTTTATATCCTGACTGTTGCTCTATTTGTTTCCTCTATTTTAAGCTCTTGGGTATTCATGTTGCTGGAATGTTGACTGGCCCAGTCTTCTCATTCTCCAGCGTGAAATATCTCAGAGCAGACATCCCAACTCTGACCTTGACAGCGATGACAACGTCTGTCACGCCTGTGCTCACTCAGCCCCTCTGATTCGGCTGCCAGCGGAGGTGCCACTGTCGGGTATTTCCTTTCTGCCAAGCGCTGCCAGCTTGGCTGGCGTCACCGCAGCCATAGCCAGAGCATCGCTACAACCTGGCCCGCACGAGAGCTTCCATTCGAGCAGATCCATCCCAGGGCGTTTTATAAACCAGCACCTTAAGGTCCGGTTGACTAATTAGGTCCCCAGCTTAGAATATTGATTTTGGttctaaatgcttcttttctCACCTTCTTTACTACCCTACCGTCTCAGCCTGGGCTTGCATTGCATAGTGATATTCAGCACACCAAGTGGCAATGACCGCACCTGCCCCTTGGCACCCAGCATGCCTGAAAACATTAGAAAATATTATCAATACTCTAAAAAGAGGAGACAATTTTCAGCACCTCAGCTTAAAACCACCTCAATTCTGGCCCTGATTCTACAAATAAATATTGGCGAGCCCAGTTCCCAACTTTTTACGTTGTACGACAGCCAGCAGCGTAGCAGCGAAGGAAGAACATGCGTTTGGAACAGATGGAACAGGCGTTTCGCTCCGAGCTGCAGTGTAACATTGCCACCAGGCGGGCAGGCGCTCGCCGCTGGTGCCAGCGACACCGGGGCTGTTCCAGACCCAGACCCCGAACAAGCCGGCTATTGTTTGAACACCTGCACACGTCCTGGGAAGGGGCCAGCGGTGCTGCTGGCCGCCGCTCAAACCCCGACCTTTTTAGGCAGGAAGGCAGCGAAGGCTGCGGTTTGGTGTCAGAAAGCTGGCAGAGGGAATGAGAGAACGGCGGGTCCCGCGCACCGGGCCAGCTTCAGAAATGTCACTGCTCTCCCCCCTTGTGCACTTTTCTTTACCGGTGACAACACCCTGCGGCCATCGGGTGTTTGGAAAGACTCGAACGCTGGTCCGGCACTTGACGATACCTCAGGAAGCAGTTTGTTGCATTCATGGCAGCGAGGGCCGATGGAGGAGCTGTCAGCCGTGCCACAACGTGGCCGCACGTCTCAAAAACCCGCGTGAAGCTCGAGAGCTCTGATAAAACTGAAGGCCACCTAAAGCTTATTATTCCTTGCTGCAAGAGAGAACAATTAGGAAAAGCAGCTACCAGGCCGCTCGGCTTCCTCTTTTACAAAAAGCTGGTGGAGAATCCAATTCCCAAATCACAGCCTGTTACAGTACAGGGTGATCCCCAGGAGTAATCAAGGGAGCACAGCCATGAAACGTTTCACAGGGTAAAGCAACAACCTCTACAGTTGCAGCCgaaagggttttttctttcaaacaacaaacaaaatgttAAAGGAATTAGGAAAATAAATCCCTTTGTTTGGCATCTCAAAATTGTGTGGAGATACGATCTGGGAATAAGTGAACTGGAACGAACAAGATGATTTTTCAGGCTTCCAGAATAATGGTGACAGGGACAAAATCAAACACCCAGCACTTCGTGCTGCGGGATAAGCTTTCACATGAAATTTACAGCACAAGAAAAGGTTTCGCAAAGAACTTTGCACCGAAAACGCCACCAGCAGAACCAGGATCCGAAACGTTGCGGTGGTGTTGGTATTTCACCTGGTTGTCTCGCGGATAACTCATCGTATGTGACGACATAACATTCCTACAGCAACCACAGTTACTATTAGTGCAGGTTTTCTGGGGAGAAATACAACAGCCAGGGAGAAATCAAGCTGTTTGAAACAACTTCACACACACCCAAAACCTCGGCCAAGCTTCTTGCATAAATTCGCTTTTAAAGTTTATTTCTGTTCAGGAGGAAGACACAATTTTCCTTTACTCCAAGTGAAGTTTAAACACTCAAGAGGGCGAAACAATAATTGGGAATATCATCAGCTTCGAGTTTGCCGTGTTACTCCTATAATGCTAGAAAATGATTGCCACTCTATTTCATATAGAAATACAGTTTTGGTTAAACTGGCGCATCATTACCTCACTCTCCCACTATTTACTTGTGCAGCACCACTTGAATCACAACTCTTCCGGAACACGAAAGCCCAGAGGAATAGTTCAGGTTCTGTCATTTTGGCAACCTATTGTTGAGAGAAGACCTTGGAGCAAATAcaatttgtctttattttatgCTGATGCTCTAAACAGCTGTTTTGAGGGATCACTTTCAGTCTCTTGGGCAGGTGATGTTATTCTACAAGCGGTAGAACTGTGACACTATTCAAAGCACCAAAAGCCAAGCATTAGCTCCAAAGATGTACTTTATTTCGTTATAAAGCAGATTGTTTAGGCATTATTTCTTCTTGTGAACATCCACTGTATgatcagcaggtcctgctctgagGACATAGCTGCTTGATAAGAGACAAGGATTCCAGCATTAGACAACAAACATACAGATGCGCAGAACGAGTGCTGCTCAGACACTGAAGAGCCAACGGTCTAAACCGCAACCGGTTCAAACAGATGATGTGACCAAAAATCCAAGTACAGCTCCAGCCCAGCCAGAACCGTGTGCCCAAAAGTGGAGTCCTTTGTATTTTAACACAAAATTTGTACTGGGCTTCCTGGAAATAAAACAACGTAAGTCCCCAAAGCAGAAGAATCACACCGTGTTCCATCCCTCTCCTTTTAAACTCGCTTTTTAACCATCCTTTATTTCACACCAAATCTGTGCTGTGCCACACTACTACTTGAGGAAAGACAGAAAATCATTGAATGTAGTGTGAAGTAATAGCAAGTGGTTGGTGGTGGCTACTTTATCCCAATACATTTTCCTTTCCCAAGTGTGATCCTCACCCCCAGGTGTGTCTCATTCCAAATCTGCAGATTCCTCACACATTCGGTGTTTGAGCTCAGTGCATTAACAAGGGCTTCTGGATGTCACCTGTGCCCCTTGGGTACAGAACAGAGTCTCAGCACTCCAAGCAGAAACAGGAATTCGTACACTGGCAGCCCAACATGCAAAAATGCCCAAAGACAGGTTGTTGCAGTGGAGAGAAACATTCCAACGTTTTAAGTTCTCATTTCCACGTTGTCCAATACTGATTGAGGAAAAACATATTTACAAGACTCACGCAAATATTTGCATTTGGTCCTAGGCACCTGATCAGTACTGACAATCTAAATTAAAATGGAGCATTAAGTATGATTCTGGTCCTTTATCTAAAGCTGGTAATGTCTCCCATCTGAAGGTGtgatcctcaacaaaggaggaGCCCAAACACCTTCTGATCAAGCACTTTGCCATCCACCATTCAAGTCAATGAGATTAAAGGATGGAAAATCCTTCTACGGAAGCAACTTACAGCGGTTATCTATATCTATAGATACAGACCAGTAACACACATTCTTTTCACACTCCAAAATTCACTAGGTATGAGTAGCCAGATAACATCCTGATTGCTACAAGACCAGAATTCATCATCAATAAGAGAAACTCAGCTTGAGCAAAGAGCACAAGCAGATTTGCGTCTAAGTAGCCGTAGCATCCAGTTCTTTCAGCGAGCATCAGAACTACAAGTACGGCCGCTAATGACAACGACAGCTAATTAGGTTTCACTAAGCTGCCCGTGTGACCAAGTTTCAAAGCTGCAACTCCGAGGCACAGGCTCTGGCAGAATCTCCATTGACCTGAGTTTTCTGCTGATGGAGGAGGGATGGTGGGAAAGAACATGGTCCTGCCTGACACCGAAAGCTGACAACAGTCTCAAGCCAATGTTCAACCTCTGACAAGGTGTAGCGTAGTAATGACAAGACAGCAGGAATTAGAGATaccctttagtaaaaagaaacaaCTGCCTCTCAAATCTGccgtactggaaaaaaaaacaaacacaaaactgaaCATACTGAACACTGTTTGTGCTTAGAACCGTCATTATGGAACTCGAGCATCAGAGGGAGAGATTTTTCTCACCACTACTGCAAAGGAGCTGAAAAACGAAATTAATTGAAAAAAAGTCGCTTCCAAACATTCATCCCTCCCCACAATTATTTATTGAAACCTGTGAAGGCTCCAGGTATGCTAATGCTGAAAGGGGCTCAAAAAGTTGGAGTCATTGAACTAAACCCAATTCAGAAAGCCGAGTCTCCTCACGCAATTAAAAaacaattttcttaaaaaaaatgtctttgcaCTTGTTCCTCAGCAATttataaaatgcaaacagtatGCTAGAAAAGTTTGAACATAAGGGAATGCACTTTGGAAACATTATTAAAATATGTGTTCCTATAGAATGACATGATCAAGTTTACATTACTTCTTTCCACCTGACTGGCTATATTTGGGGAACACTCCTCCCCTCTTTCCTGGGTCCATGAGAAGCCAGGTTTAGAAAAGCAGAGCTCCCATACTGCCAACTTCACTCTGTTCCTTCACAAAAATTTCAAAGTACTGATAAATGATAGTGACAGCGAGCAAAATTCCAGTTCCAGACCCAATCGCCCCGAGGAAATCTGCCAACACAGAGAGGGCACCAATACAGAGGCCACCGAACGCCGCGGCCGTGGGGATGTACCTGGAAACACAACATAGAGGAGAAGATGAACCATTAGAGTTTGCTCAGGATATGAAGAAAAATACTAGGGctagtatttatatatatatatatgggatcTATGGGAAATACCTAGATCACAGGTAGGTTTTTATCTAAATACAATCCCACTGAGAACTGAAAGAAGACTACAGAGATAATCTAACCAGACAAtctaacaaacaaaaccccaaaaccaacaacaaaaaaaaacccaaacaaacaaaacacccaagaaaacaaaacacaaaccacacaaaccccacaaaccacaaGAATGAAACTAGGTGAACTGAAAAAAGTCAGCAGCGGAAGAGTCTCTTCTCTCGTGGGTCTACCAGTTCAAGACAAGGAACACACAATAGGGTCAGTTCACTAGGTAAGGATATAAAAAGCTCAACCtgacaggaggggaaaaaatgctgaGAACATCTTAACAGTCTGCCATACAATTAAGCACAATGATTAAGTTTACGGCCACCAGCTCAAGTCATCTGCAGATGACTGAAATGTAAAGTTTCAATAACATTTCTGTAACATGAAGCGTGAGTCCTACCCTGCAATCAGAAAACCTACAGACACCATGCCCTGCTACCTCTGCATCTAGTAGATTGAATTACTTGCTTTAAAAGCAAGGTCTGCATGAAAACAGCACTCAAAACATAACAGCACATTGAAAAACAGAGTCAAAAAATGTCTGACACACTGACTTGTGTGTCAGTTTCAAATAGTAAAGTACACTCAAATGCTCATCATCAGCTATCTTATAAAAATAGAAGACtataacaaaaggaaaatacaagCTGAGAATTTAAAGCACATTCTCTAATTGTAAGGCAAGAATATGCTGTAAAGTGCAAGTCCAGCCATTCATGAGAGACAATATTCTGTGTCTCACACATGTAACATTGAAGCTGAAAGAATATCTGTGTTCTAGGGTATAAAATGGTAACTCAGCCAAATTTGCAATGTTTCCCCATGACACTGTGTGAACAGCTGTGAGATGTGCAGCTCACCTGTTCAGTTCATGTACCATTGAAGTTTCTCTGTGGCCTCGCATCACCATTTGTTGTTCTTTCAATTGTTTAGCAACCTGGATTGAATCAAGAAACAGAGCAATTAAGTTTAGTGTCATTTGTCAAGGCCACGGAACTTagtacaataaaaaaaaacagaagcaagaCATTCCAGTAAATGGTtgtggtttggggattttttgggggtgtgggggttgTGTTTTTATATTATTCATCCAAGTTTAAAATACTCCGTGTTTTAACTTCAGATATATTACAGTCACAGGCACTTTTTGGCACTGTCAATTATGCAAAGCTTTTTGGACAATTCCAGTCCTGTTGAGAACAGGAAGCCCTGGACATTGCGAAGATCTCAGACACACAATTTGATTCCTGTTTTGCCACTGGCCTTCTCCTGGTCAGGGTTTAGTAGATGTCAGCAAAACCACCCTGGGAAGTGTCCGCTCCCGCATTCCAGTTCCCCACACTCAGTTGAGCGAACTGTTTATTTGTGGGGCCGTTTGAAACAGTGCGACTTAGGAAGAATCCCTTCTTGGAACATCATTTTGAAACTGGGTTTCCGCAACTGTACAAGGTTACAATCGATCTCTGCAAATATTTTACTGAGAGGAACTGAAACTCTAGCAGGGAACTTCTAAAGCTGAATCTAATGTATTAAGGAAACACACTTTCAGATGTTTAAGCTGCCAGTTCTACACTATATTGCAAACATTTAAGTAATGATTtagcaatttttattttcaacCTTGTTTACATGAAAATCATTTTCTTCAGTCTCAGGGAAGTCTATTAAAGTGTTAAAAGCTGTATGTTGTTTTATACTGAAAGAAGAATCTGGCTATAGATGGCTGTGAGTGCCTCCCTGCACACTGACAATAAGCAACCAGATGCAAGCCCAAAACGAGAGCACTCATGCTGTTAGAGCAACTGTGCAACTATTACATCCTTGTTAAAGAATGGATTAAACCATTCCATATGGCTGCTAAACTTGATTTCCTACCCAAACCCCACACAATGCAAACATACCACGATGACAACTACTTTCCACCCTGTTTTCCAATTCCAATCTCAGAATGAGATAGTTGCTGAATATCAAATATCCTGTGGCAAATGGGAATTTTGAGAAGCTGGGCGCAGGTATATTAATGCACTGCACTATATTCTCTGCTATCAGTGCTCCTAAGTTAAAAATAACAACCTCTAGTTAATCTTCCCCAAAAGAAATGAGAACACTCTATGCCAGACAGGGGCATAGAAGTTTTATCTGCAAGTTCTGAAGTGGCAGCTGCCTTGCACACAGTGCATCTGTCACTTGGCACTGGAAGAGTTTCTACCTTTCATGTCACCTCACACGGATCAGATGTTACATAGCGATGTTTAAATTTTCCTGATGCCAATGAAAGCAattagttgggttttgttgttttctaaaaagcagtgaagaaaacagggCAAAAATTATCCCCATTCTGCCCCTGTTaccaaaaaaaagacaacaattcTTATTTCTAAACACTCTTTCTGAGCCACAACGTCACTGTTCACAAAAATCATAAATGCTACCAACACCATTACCAGTATAACAGCCATTTCAGAAGAAAGTCAGTCTTAGTCTTACAACAGCCCATCTGTTTTCACCACGTAAACTTACATAGGTTATAATTTTAAACTTACATCTTTGGCAGAGGAGCCAGAGACTTCAATCCATGTCTTGGAGAAGAAAGCACAGGAGCCCAACATAAATACAATATAAACAACTGCATGGACAGGGTCTTCTAACACCGAAGAAAAGGACTCCGGGGGTGAGAGATAATAACAAAGTCCACCAACGGGATAAGCACGAGCAGGCCCTCCAGATGACGTGTCCTAGAAGAAGGAAGCAGGCGGTCACCAACTTTCTCACTATTTCTTAGCCATTAAGTTTGGATCATCTTCAGATCGCTGTATCATCCCCACTACAGCAGCACCCAAAGGTGCAACTTTACTACCACAAGCAGTTTCTAATGTGGAAACGGAAtacaacaaaacccagcaaaaataCCTAGGACAGCAAAGAATAGCCCAAGGTAAACAGAGACTTAAAATCTACACTCATCACAGCAATTCTCATACTCTGTCGTTAATTTAAATTACTAATCTAGGAGTTTCGGTGTACATGACCACCTGTAGAAGTGTGTCTTAATGTTTAGAGACACCAGCTCTTCAACTACATGTTTTAACAGCGTTCTTATAAAGCCGTACGCAAGATCAAAAAGAATACTTACAGACCAAGTGCCCAGCAGGCTAACCAGTAAGTTGCCACTGAAGCGAGCAGAAAGCATCTGGGAGATGACGTACAAGTTTGACACCAGGGCAGACTGAAGAATAATGGGAATGTTGGAAGTATAGAACAGCTTGATGGGGTAGGTGTTGTACTGGCCACGGTAGCGAGCAGATTTGATAGGAAGATCCACTCTGAAGccctgaaaagttttcaaaagaaGGTCCATTGTTATATCTTGATATGAACCCACATTAGAGGTCATAAATTGCAAGTGCAAGGTCTtgacagcaagagaaaaaaatcctgcaaTCATTTTGTGCACAAACATGTATGATACCCAGAGGATTATCCATCCAAACGCTTCTGTGAAGAGCCTGGAAATGTGCACAATCATCTAACTCTCATATATAAGGAGGTGTGAAAGATGAAGACATCAGAAGAAACCTGAAGCTTCAAGGAGACCAAACATAGCGTCCaggaaaagaaacactgaaaCTACTCAAAACTCTTGATATTCTTCAGCAGTTTGCTGCAACAAACAGTAAGAGACTTACAGGCTTAAAGACTCCAAAATATTTTCCAGCAAAAAGCAAGAGCATTTCCATTAGGCAATATCATATATACACATTCACTTGTTTTTTTCAGAGAACCAAGTATGTCTCAAGTCTCTAGCATAGATACGGTAAGTGTGGGAAGTGATTTAAAGAAACTAGTAGTAAATTAACATCCAGATGTTGCAGGCACAAAAAAGAGTCTTCTGAAGGCACCAGAGAAGTGAAAATATAATTTCCTGTAAAAGGAAGCAGATTACAGATATACTTCCATAGTTTTATAGCCCTCTTTAATCCAACTGACCTGGAAATAAATCACAATAGCAAAGACAAAGATGGTGGCAATCAGATTCATAAGGTTGGGGAGATTCTGGCGGTAAAACGCCTCTCGAAGAGCTCTGACTTTGTCTGTACGAGTAGCCAGAAGATGGAACAGAGCGATGATGGCTCCCTCGAATTCCATgccttggaaagaaaaagaaaacacaagtgaGGCGTGCTGTGATTATCTCCAAACTTCAGTGCTCTGTCCCatcaggcacactgctgaaataCAGGATGCAGAATGGGATTTCTCCAAGTCTCTTGCATCTTGAGCACACTCTTAGAAGTCTACTACTGTCATCCTTCATATTAGCCATGTTATTtccaagattattttaaaatcccCCTGTAGTGGTCTAGAAACTAAATCATAACCCAACAGGCAAACGGGATAATTTTATTGGTGTCTAGAAAGATTGATGTTCACCAAGTTATTTCCCTCTTtcctaaacaaaataaatgaggGAAGCAGCATGCTTTCTAGTGTCATTCATGGTGAGACACTAGTTATTGTTTGTATTACAGCAAATGTGATAATCACAGTTATGTTTCCTATTATAAAGCACCAAACAAGATTGCCTCCTGTCAGGTTTGGAGAATAAGGTCTTTGGGGCAAAGAGTAAGACTTGCAAGGAGCAGAAAGAAACAGATTGTATTTGTCAGTAAGTTGAGCACAACCGTAACACGAGGGCATTGTACTATTGTTGAGTTTTAACAGAGGCACTGGAAAAAAATCAAGTTCAGGGAACATCTTGTGAGATActacaaaatgaaaaagaaatgtcttTGTACTTGCACAGGAGCATTTATTGTATTAAGTTTTGCTACATGGCAACTACATAGCTGAGATAGTAGTAACATTTGCCATTGAAGTTAACAAACTGCAAAAAAACACACTTGGCCTTTTTGTGCAAAGTTAAGACTTTTCCACAACTgacatttttctattttaaatgacCATTGTACTATTCTATACAAGAATGTAATGAGTTGGCATTCTAAAAGAATAGTAGGGAGAAGCtacttgggttttttgtttcatttgaggAAATAATTCGATCCTAATGAAAGCAAAGGAAACGGACTGTGCCACATCACCTCGTCCTGTGTTCACGGTGGTGGGGCTGAACGCTTTCCAGACAATTGTCTCACAGATGTTGGTAGCAATGAAGAGGGAGATGCCAGAACCCAGCCCGTATCCCTTCTGGAGGAGCTCATCCAAGAGCAGAACTATCAATCCAGCGACAAAAAGCTAcagttaaaaaggaaagaaatacagcATTAGTCTCATCCTCTTTAAATCCTTGTTAAAAAATCACTTGTCTTAAAAGATAAGAGTATAAATGAGTAAGCAGGCACAATTTGATCTTTTTTCTCTGCATGTGGGGCAGGGAGTCCATACGGCTGATCTTTAGACCCTTTCAGAGGAAGGGTAAATAGGGAGGATTAGAAATTACCTGGATTGTGATAAGCAAGCAGATACCAGCACCCATCTCAGATGGGTCTCCATACATTCCAGTCATCACATAGACAATAGACTGTCCGATGGTAATGATCATTCCAAACACTgtagaataaaaatataaaagtatgTATTTGTTCTGGAGATTTATGTTAGTGGCAATTATATTACTGTTATATATTGTTATATTCTATAATTCAATATATAACAAAGTATTTGCATAATTTACACATTTAAagtatatatttataagcatataCTACATATTAACTTATTATATAATTCAATTATATAATTTAAATAGAAATGACTTCTTTGTAAAGAAAGTTGGGAACGAATACATTAATCACAGGACATTTAAATTCAATGGCAAGTTAAGGTTGTTGT from Patagioenas fasciata isolate bPatFas1 chromosome 10, bPatFas1.hap1, whole genome shotgun sequence includes the following:
- the SEC61A1 gene encoding protein transport protein Sec61 subunit alpha — protein: MGIKFLEVIKPFCVILPEIQKPERKIQFKEKVLWTAITLFIFLVCCQIPLFGIMSSDSADPFYWMRVILASNRGTLMELGISPIVTSGLIMQLLAGAKIIEVGDTPKDRALFNGAQKLFGMIITIGQSIVYVMTGMYGDPSEMGAGICLLITIQLFVAGLIVLLLDELLQKGYGLGSGISLFIATNICETIVWKAFSPTTVNTGRGMEFEGAIIALFHLLATRTDKVRALREAFYRQNLPNLMNLIATIFVFAIVIYFQGFRVDLPIKSARYRGQYNTYPIKLFYTSNIPIILQSALVSNLYVISQMLSARFSGNLLVSLLGTWSDTSSGGPARAYPVGGLCYYLSPPESFSSVLEDPVHAVVYIVFMLGSCAFFSKTWIEVSGSSAKDVAKQLKEQQMVMRGHRETSMVHELNRYIPTAAAFGGLCIGALSVLADFLGAIGSGTGILLAVTIIYQYFEIFVKEQSEVGSMGALLF